TAAATCTTTCTATTGTAATCACTAATCAGTGACTAATTATTTCAGCATCATTATCTCATTGAGGCGGTCTTTGCAAGGGCGTCTGCGCTGAAATTGCCCTCCCTTTCAGCCCAGATGAATTCAACTGACTTGAATTTTTTTATGAGAGAATCTGCTTTTGCCTTCAGTTTTTTAAGCCCCTCTGACTTTATCTTGTATTTTCCTTTAAGCTGCATGACTATAAGTTTGCTGTCTGAGGTTATCCTTAAAGAATCTGCGTGAAGCAAATGCGCCTCTTCAAGCGCCCTTATGACTGCAAGGTATTCTGCCTCGTTGTTTGTCCCAAAGCCAGCTGGCTCAGAAATCCTTTTTATGATTTTTCCCCTTTCTGAAATCACAACACCAAGCCCGCGTTTTCCAGGGTTTCCGCTGCAGGCTCCGTCTGTGTTTATCTCAAGCATCATTTTTTAACGCTCACATAAATCCTATATCCTGCCTTTTTTGCAATTTCCCTGACATTCCCGAATTCAGATTCCATTCTCTTTTCCAGGGTTTCCCCGCCCTTCCTGTGCCTTGCCACAAGCTGGAGAATTCCGCCATTTTTCAGAAAATTTTGCGCCTCAATAATAATCTTTAAGCATATCTCCTTTCCTGCTGTCTGGGGCGGATTTACAAGTATTGCATCAAATTTTTCGTCCTTTATTGAATCATAGCAGTTGCTTTTAAGGACTCTTGCAGAAACATTGTTTTTTTCAGCATTCATCTTTGCAAGCATAAGAGCCCTCTCATTGACATCTGTCATGAGCACATCAGAATTAAAAGCCCCTGCAAGGGCAATTCCAACTGCACCGTATCCGCACCCCAGGTCAAGAATCTTCCATCCATCCTGCATTATGCACTTTTCTATCAGGAGAATGCTTCCCTCGTCAAGCCCGGATTTTGAGAAAACACCTGCTCCTGTGAAAAATTCAAAATTCTTTCCCCTCAAGCACGCCTGAAAGCTGGAAAGCCTAAGGGGAGAATCCTGCTTTTCAGAGTAATAGTGGCTCATGCAGAAAAGGTTTCTTTCCCAGTTTAAAAATATTTCCGGACAATCAAATATTTTATATACTAAATAATATTAATCCTTCCTATGGCTTATGAGAAGCTTATAGACAAGCTTAAGGACAAGGGATGGAGCGACAATGACATAGTGCACGCCCTTAAGATTCTGAATGACGCGCCGAGCCACAAGGACAAGTCCCAGATAGCGATGGACAGTGCAGTATACTGGATAGGGCTTATCCTCATGATTGTGGGAAACATTGTCCTTTCAGTGATAATGATACCGACACTGATTGTGCTTTCAAAGACAGCGCTGTATTTCATCCTGATTGTAATCTCATTGGCATTCGGCACAATGTTCAGCCTTCTTCTGAACCAGATAGAAGCAATCCAGGGGAAGAAGATTATTGCGCCGCTTTTCATACCTGCGCTTGCCCTGATAAACATATATTACATAACAAGCGTAAGCAACACATTCTCAAGCCGGCTTAACATCCAGAAGGTAAACAGCCCTGTTGCAATGGGAATTGTTTACGCTTTCTTTTTCATACTGCCGTATATAATCTTCTGGCTTACAAAGAAGGTAAAAATAGAATTTTAGGGTTATTTCCTCTTCTTTATTATTTCATCCAGTCTCTTCTGGTATTCGCGCAGCTCAATCTCTGTCGGGCCGTATGTCATGGAAATCAGGGATGATATGAACATTATTGCAAAAATCAGCCCAATCCCGATTCCCCAGCTTGCGTCCCTAGGATAGAGCCACATCCCAGAAAGAATCATTCCAATAACAGAAGTCAGCATAAAGCTTGTGTGCAGCGGAGCAACATTTGTCAATATCATATTCAATCACCCTCTTTTTTTTAATTAAGCACATCTAATTGCTTTCCTTTTTTAAAATTTGCCTTGCAATTGATGCTGCAACCTCCCTTTTCTTTGGAAATGCAGCAACAGTTATCTTTATGTGATAGCAGTTTCCAGAATCTGTTATGAAATACTCATTTGCAGAAAGAAGCCTTTCCTTATCAAGGCGCAGGAAGAAGTTTTCTTCATCATCAACCCTGCTGTCAATCTGGCGATTAAGCATTTCAACCTGCTCATCGCTTAATTTTGAGATGATGCTCTTCAAAAACATTTTTACAAGGCTTTCCCTTGAGACAACAACCTCTGCAATTCTTATCTTCTTCTCATCAAACCCCTCTGCGCAGGTTTCAGAAACAGCAATTTTGTTCTCTTCCAGGCTGAATGGGAAGAGAGATTTCAGCCCGGAAATTATCCTTTGATAGTCCTCATTTTCCTTGGAAAAAACTCTTATCTCAACCTGATGCGCAAGCTTCATCTTTAGGTCTAAAAAAATCACTAAATTTATATAAGGTTTGTGTTTTTTAAAAATTCATGAAGCACACCATTTCAATAACGCTCACCATAGTT
The genomic region above belongs to Candidatus Woesearchaeota archaeon and contains:
- a CDS encoding methyltransferase, which encodes MSHYYSEKQDSPLRLSSFQACLRGKNFEFFTGAGVFSKSGLDEGSILLIEKCIMQDGWKILDLGCGYGAVGIALAGAFNSDVLMTDVNERALMLAKMNAEKNNVSARVLKSNCYDSIKDEKFDAILVNPPQTAGKEICLKIIIEAQNFLKNGGILQLVARHRKGGETLEKRMESEFGNVREIAKKAGYRIYVSVKK
- a CDS encoding ribonuclease HI family protein, with the translated sequence MMLEINTDGACSGNPGKRGLGVVISERGKIIKRISEPAGFGTNNEAEYLAVIRALEEAHLLHADSLRITSDSKLIVMQLKGKYKIKSEGLKKLKAKADSLIKKFKSVEFIWAEREGNFSADALAKTASMR